GCGGAGGAGGGCGATCCCTGCAGCGGCAGCCGCCGGCCCTAGCTCGCGCGGAACGGCTCATGCGCCGGCGCCCGTCGGGCCGAGCGTGTCATCGGGTTCGGTGTCATCCCCGCTCGAACTCGACCGCGATCTGATCCTGATCCAACGAGGCCGATGCCCATGCCTGCAGAGATCATCACCACGTCCGCCCCGATCCGGATGCCGAGCTGGTACATTCCGCATGGTGCCGGGCCCTGTTTCTTCATGGACTGGCATCCGCCGACCGCCTGGGAACGCATGGCCGGATTTCTTCGCGGCCTCGCCGCGACCTTGCCCGCCCGACCGCGAGCCATCGTCGTGGTTTCGGCGCACTGGCTGGCGCCCGTCTTCGGTGTGACCGCCAACGCACGCCCCGACCTGATCTACGACTACGCCGGCTTTCCTGCGCACACCTACGCGCTTCGCTACCCCGCTCCGGGCGAACCCGCCTGGCTGCTCATCATCGGCAGCGGGATGAGCTTCCACAACATGCGCGGTTACGGCGATCCGCGCTACGGTTCGATCTCCGACGACTTCGATCGTTGGCTCACCGCCGCGGTCGAGGCCGAGCCGATCCGCCGCGCGCAAGCGCTGGCCGGGTGGGCAGACGCACCCTCGGCACGTCTTTCCCATCCGCCGGGGGGCGACGAGCATCTGCTGCCGCTGATGGCGGTTGCCGGTGCGGCCGGCGACGATCACGGTCGGCGTGTCTTTACCGATCGGGTGCTTGAACCTAGATCCGGCAGTTGACCGCTTCGTGCTTCATGCAAGGCTTTGACTGTCTTGAAGATCGCGGTCGCCCGAGGGCTCACCGGCCGGGTGAAGGCCGCTACGCCCCCTGGAGCACGCCCCGCGCGGCGCCCGACTGCGTTGCAACTCGTTGGCGTAGAACCACTACGCCGCCTCGTTGCGCCTTGCCGGACACCGCGCGGGACGCACTCCAGGGGCCGTTCAACTGCCGGATCTAGGTTGAAACGCGCCTCTCGGCCTTTTGTTTCGGGTGAATCCAAGAAGCCAGCGACTCGCCCAGTTCCGTCAAGCGGCGTTGCAGCGTGCGGTGACTCACGCCAGCGGTAAAGACGCCGTGCAGATGCTCGATGCCGATCCCGTCGGCTTGACCGACGATCTCGAGCTCGATCCGTTCGTTCAGATCCGGCGGGTGTTTTTTGGGTATGACATCACGTCTTTTTACCCGACGACCAATGAACGTAAGGACAAACAGGGAAACATCTGCTTTGCACGACGGGGACATGACGACTTTGGACTCACACACAGTGCTGGATCCTTGTTGTCGCGGTATCTCTGATATAGGATGCACCCGCCTTCCGGTTGATGCCGAAAGACAACGCAATTTCGCCAAGTTTTTGTTTTTGATGCCTATTCATGACGGGGTAGGGCGGTAGCGTGCCCGAAGGCGTTGTTTGCAGGTCGCACGGGTAGGCGTTCATCGCCGGCCTGGGTGGCCGAAAAGGCATTTGGTCCAGCCCCGAACTCCACCTGTTGTTGCTCTCGCGCGGCCCCGAGTGTCGAGCCGCTCCGCAACGCGCCCGATGATCTCGCCGACGACGCATGAAAACCGGAATCCTGTCCGACGATCTCGTTCTGAACGCCATCCGGCTGCTGCAAGACAACCCCGAGGAACAACAGCGCACGCTCGCCAAGGCGCTCGGGATCAGCCTGGGTAAACTGAACAATTGCTTACGTGTCCTGATCCAACGGGGTTGGATTGAGATGCAGGTCAACCCCGAGAGCTCGGGAAAACGCCGCTACTGCTATCCGCTGACCCCTTTGGGATTTGAGGAGAGAGCGAAGCTCACCACCCGCGTGCTCGAGAGCAAGGAAGCGGAGTATGTCGCGTTGCAGGCCGAGATCGAGCGCCTGCGCGCCGAGGTGCTGCAGCAACGTCAGCATTGCGCAACGTCTCGGTTGGTGGCAGAAAACCATGAATGACCGGCTCGATCCCGCACTCGATCGGCAAGAGCTGCTGCACAACCAGCATGACCCCCGGCGCTTCGAGCCTCCCGAGCGCAGTCAACCGGGACACTCGGACTCCCTCAACCCGACCCGCCGCCCGAGACCAATCGAACCAGGGCATGCCTACCAGCGGCTGGTACGAATACTATGTCGTCGACCCGGACACGCGGGCGCGCTCCCTGGCGCTCGCCGTTTACAAGCCGTGCGATGCCTTTCCCGAGCATGCCGTCCATGAGTGCGCACTGCTCCGTGAACAGATCGCGCGCAACCACGGGCGACTGCCTGTCGAATGGCTCGACGATCTGCTGCGCGAGCAGCTCGGGACGCTCTACGGCTTGCTTCCGCGCGGGTTCTCGGTTGCGGCCTTTTTATTCCTCATCCTGCGGGCCCAAGAGGACGCCCCGGAAGGGGAGCGGTTTCGTGCCCCGGCCCCGGAGGAGCCGCTCCGACGTGCCGTCGCGGAGGCGATGGACGCGCATGGCTTTCAGCCGTGTCGGCACGTCGATCCGATCCTCGATCAAGTGCTCTTCTACGTTGCGACCGGGCGGTTCGTGCGACCCTGGAGCCACTTCGCCAGGACATGGTCCGTGCTGAAGTGGCTCCAATACCTCACCCAACAGACACTTCGCAACGAGATGGGCTTGACGGTGGGCCGGCTCAAAGCGCCCCGGCCTGTGAGCCTGGTCGCACGTTTCTTCATCCACTGCGATCCCGTGGACCCGTTCAGCATCACCCGCTTGTCCATCAAGCTGTGCGATCCCGACCCGAGAAGCTTGCTAGATGATCCAGAAGACATACATTCCGGGTACCGGGACTAAGGTGCTTTCCGGGAAAGCACCTCATCACGGTACCCGCCCTTGAACGCAAACAAAATTCCCCGGGGCGTGAATCCGACCACCGGACAGCCTGACCGCTGACCGACGCCTCGCGCGACGACTACGACAGCCCCTGGAACGAAGCGCTGGAGCGGTACTTCCCGCACTTTCTCGCGCTCCTGTTCCCGCGGAACCATACTGCGATCGACTGGTCGAAAGGCCATGAATTTCTCGACAAGGAACTGCAACAGGTCGTGCGCGATGCCGAGACCGGCCGGCGCCATGCCGACAAGCTGGCCAAGGTCTACACGCGCGAGGGCGCCGAGACCTGGGTGCTGGTCCACGTCGAGGTCCAGGGCGATGCCGAGGCCGGCTTTGCCGAGCGCATGTACGTCTACCATGACCGCATCTTCGACAAATACCGCACCGACATCGTCAGCCTCGCCGTCTTGGCCGACGCCACCGCGCGTTTCCGCCCGAGCGCCTACGCCCGCGAGCGCTGGGGCTGCGCGTTGGACTTTCGCTTTACGACGTGCAAGCTGCTGGACCTGAACGCCCGTTGGGCCGAGCTGGAGGCCGATTCCAACCCCTTCGGCCTGGTGGTGATGGCGCACCTGAAGGCGCAGGAGAGCAAGGACGGGCCGGCCCGCAAAGGCTGGAAGATGCGCTTGGTGCGCCTGCTCTACCAACGCGGCTAAGGCCGCGAGGACATCCTGGATCTGTTTCGCGTCCTGGATTGGATGCTGCAGTTACCGGATGGATTGGAGCAGGAGTGCAGGCGCGAGCTGATTGCTTTCGAGGAGCAAGCCAACATGCCCTACATCACCAGTATCGAACGCCTCGGTCGCCAGGAAGGCCGTCAGGAAGGCCGCCAAGAAGGCCGTCAGGAAGGCCAAGCCAACATGCTCTTGAGCCTGCTCGCCATCAAATTCGGTCCCCTCGGTGAAGCGGATCGCCAGCGGGTGCTCGACGCCGATGCGCAGACCCTCCTGGAATGGTCCACACGCCTGCTGACCGCACGCAGCTGCGAGGACGTCTTCGGTGCCGGCCCTCGACCCGACTCGGAACACTGAGCCGGGCTGTCGACCGAGGCACCGATCGCGTAGGTCGGGTTAGACGTGCCGGCACTGCGGGCGTTGATAACGAAGAGGTTGGCGCGCGCCGTAACCCGACATCCGGCGATGCCCTGTCGGGTTACGCTGCGCTAACCCGACCTACGGCGAATACCTGCACAGTCTCTCCCCGGGCGTGTCGCTCCGACGCTCCGCGTCCCGAGCCCTAACCCCGGGCGTCCGCACCGCGCCCCCGAATCCGGACCCACAGCCAAAGCCCCGAGCACATATGGACCAAGACCTCGCCCATCTCACGGACCCCGACGCCCCCATCGCCATCATCGGCCTGGGCTACGTCGGCCTGCCGCTCGCCGTGGAATTCGCCAAACACCGCCCCGTGGTCGGCTTCGACATCAACCAATCCCGCATCGCGGAGCTCAAGGCCGGTCGCGACAGCACCCGCGAGACCAACCCCGAAGACCTCGCCGCCGCCCGCCACCTGACCTACACCAGCGACCTCGGCGCCCTGTGCCGCTGCCGCATCTTCATCGTCACCGTGCCCACCCCGGTCGACGACTACAAGCGGCCCGACCTCACGCCCCTGATCAAAGCCTCCGAGACTGTCGGCAAGGTGCTCAAACCCGGCGACCTGGTCATCTACGAATCCACCGTCTACCCCGGCTGCACCGAGGAAGACTGCGTTCCCGTGCTTGCCCGCGCCTCCGGTCTGACCTACCTCCACACCGACCGCCGCACCGCAGCACCCGAGACACCCCCCAACCCCGACCGCCGAGCATCCGCCCCAGCCGTAGGTCCGATGAGCGCCGGCGACATCCCACACCCCGCCGAAGCCACGGAAAAGGCACCAACCCCACCCGAGGACAACGGCTTCTACTGCGGCTACTCCCCCGAGCGCATCAACCCCGGCGACCACCAACACCGCCTCACCACCATCAAAAAGGTCACCAGCGGCTCCACCCCCGCGATCGCCGCCATCGTCGATGCCCTCTACAACGACATCATCACCGCCGGCACCCACCCGGCCAGCAGCATCCGCGTCGCCGAAGCCGCCAAGGTCATCGAGAACACCCAGCGCGATCTCAACATCGCCCTCATGAACGAGCTGGCCCTGATCTTCGACAAGCTCGGCATCGACACCCTCGAAGTGCTGGAAGCCGCCGGGAGCAAATGGAACTTCCTCCCCTTCCGCCCCGGCCTGGTCGGCGGACACTGCATCGGCGTCGACCCCTACTACCTCACCCACAAAGCCGTCGCCATCGGCTACCACCCCGAGGTCATCCTCGCCGGGCGCCGCATCAACGACCGCATGGGCGCCCATGTCGCCGAAACCGTGGTCAAGCTCATGCTCAATAACAGCATCGGCGTCTGCAACAGCCGCGTGCTGGTCCTCGGCTTCGCCTTCAAGGAAAACTGCCCCGACCTGCGCAACACTCGCGTCATCGACATCATCCTGGCCCTGCGCGAGTACAACATCGCGGTGGACTGCTACGACCCCTGGATCGACCTCACCGAGGCCAAGCACGAATACGGCCTCGACTGTCTGCCCGAGGCCCCGGAACCCGGCACCTACGACGCCGTCGTCCTCGCCGTCGCCCACCGCGACTTCGTCGAGACCGGCGCGCCCGGGATCCGCCGCTGGGCCAAGCCCAAGTCGATCCTCTACGACGTCAAATCCGTGCTGCCTGTAGACGCGGTTGACGGTCGCCTCTAGCGCAATGAGCGCAGCGCTTTTTCTACATACACCGTGTAGGGGCGACTTGAGTCGCCCCTACACGGTTAGCACCATTCACCGGGAAAGTCCCTCGATCTTTCCATGTCTTCCGTGTCTTTCCGTGGCAAAAACCCACCTGAACCCATCCAGGCGCAATCCCGATGCCCCCATCCATCACCGACCGCAAGATCCGCATCGCCGTCCTCGGTTGCGGACGAATCTCGAGGAATCACTTCGGCGCCATCGAGAAGCACCGTGATCGCCTGGAGCTGGCAGCCGTCTGCGACACCAACCCGGTCACACTCAAGGCGCACGCCGAGACCTTCGCTGTTCCCGGCTTCACCGATCTGAGCCAGATGCTCCAAGAGGTCACCCCTGATCTGGTCGCCATCTGCACCCCCAGCGGCCTGCACCCGGATGAGGCCATCACCGTCGCCCGGCACGGCGTGCATGTCATGACCGAGAAGCCGATGGCCACCCGTTGGCAGGACGGCCTTCGCATGGTCCGCGCTTGCGACGATGCCGGCGTTCATCTCTTCGTCGTCAAGCAGAACCGTCGCAACGCTACGCTGAAACTGCTCAAGCAGGCGGTCGAGCAGAAGCGCTTCGGCCGCATCTACTCCGTTGCCGTTAACGTCTTCTGGACCCGTCCTCAAGACTACTACGACAGCGCCAAATGGCGCGGCACCTGGGAGTTCGACGGCGGTGCCTTCATGAACCAGGCCAGCCACTATGTCGACCTGCTCGACTGGATCATCGGTCCGCTGGAAAGCGTGATGGCCTACACCGGCACCCTGGCCCGCAACATCGAGGTCGAGGACACAGGTGTGGCGGCCCTGCGCTGGCGCAGCGGCGCCGTCGGCACGCTCAACGTCACTATGCTGACCTACCCGAAAAACCTCGAAGGCTCGATCACCATCCTCGGGGAGAAGGGCACCGTGCGTATCGGCGGTGTGGCCGTTAACGACATCCAACACTGGGAGTTCGCCGAGCCGCGCCCGGAGGACGAGGAGGTCGCCCAAGCCAGCTACGCCACCACCAGCGTCTACGGCTTCGGCCATCCGCTCTACTACGACAACGTCATCAACACCCTGCACGGCGAGGCCGAGCCCGAAACCAGCGGCCGAGAGGGACTCCGAAGCCTCGAGCTACTCATAGCCATGTACCTCTCCGCCCGCGACGGCAAACGGGTCGCGCTCCCGCTCGAGTATTAGCGGGGGATTTTTAGCCACGGAAACACACGGAAAGACACGGAAAAAATGACCATCACCATCCACCCCACCGCCATCGTCGACGAAGGCGCCCAGATCGGGGAGGGCTCACGCATCTGGCACTGGGTCCATATCTGCGGCGGCGCCAAGATCGGCGAAGGCTGCTCCTTCGGCCAGAACGTCTTCGTCGGCAACGACGTCCGCATCGGCAACAACTGCAAGGTCCAGAACAACGTCAGCATCTACGATGCCGTCACACTCGAAGACAACGTCTTCTGCGGCCCCAGCATGGTCTTCACCAACGTCCACAACCCACGCTCCGCCGTCATCCGCAAGGACGAGTATCGCCGCACGCTTGTTAAGAAAGGCGCGACCATCGGCGCCAACGCCACCATCGTCTGCGGCGTGACCCTCGGTGAATACGCATTCATCGCCGCCGGCGCCGTCATCACCAAAGACGTGGAACCCTACGCCCTCATGGCCGGCGTCCCCGCCCGCCAAATCGGCTGGATGAGCCAACACGGCGAGCGCCTCGACCTGCCCCTGATCGGCACCGGACAAGCCAAGTGCCCCGCAACCGGCTTGGCCTATCGCCTGGACAACGGCGGCCTTGAAGTTCTAGGCGATATGCCAGAGTGAACCGTCGGGGCTGAGCAGGGCCGTGTAGGGCGTGGAGGGGCGACTTAAGTCGCCCCTCCACGCCCTACACGCCCTAAAGGAACACCCAGACCAAAAGCGTATTCCCGGAAATCGCCTGGGGACACCATCGAATAAACCCGACCCGATAATATCGCCACGGCGCCCACGGAACACCCGGACCAATCCCAACAAAAATTTCCGTGTCCTTCCGTGCCCTTCAGTGGCAAAAACAAACGTCCCATTGCCCCGCCACTCACCCGAAAGCCCCGAACCGTCGACAATGCATCAAAACCCCATCCGCGATATCCCGCATTACCTACGCGTCTACCAGTCCTACCTGGGCGCGCGGATGTATCTGGTATTCGCCCTCACCCTCGCAGCGGTTTTCGCGGAAGGCCTCGGCCTCCTCATGCTGCTGCCCTTGTTGCAGGGCATGGACACAGGCGCTGCAGCAGACGCCGAACCTACGAACGGAATCGGCAAGTTGCTGCACGACATGCTCGCCGGATTCGGATGGGCCGACTCGACCGTCGCCATCATCCTGATCATCACCATCGCATTCATCGTGAAGGGCTCCTTGCTGTTCGGTGCCAACGCATTCAACGCAGTGCTCCGCGCACAACTCCTGCGGGAACTGAAGGGCCGGCTGTTCGACGACTACAGCCGTATGAGCTACCGATACTACGCCGAGCGCGATACCGGATACTTCATCAATGTGATCAACACCCAGATCACCCAGATGCTCAATTCGTTTCGATCCCTGATGCAATTGGGTTCCCAATTGGTCTCCGCGGTGATCTACATCGGACTCGCCTTCGTCGTCACCTGGCGCTTCGGTCTCATGGCCTTGCTGATCGGCCTCGTATTGCTGTTCCTGTTTCGCTGGCTCAGCATCTACGTGCGCAAGCTCTCGCGTCGAAGCGCCACCGAGAACGGCCACCTCTCCAAGCTGCTCATCCAGTTTCTTAACGCCTTCAAATATCTCACCGCGACCGGGCAGGCCGCCCATGTGCGCACCACGGTCATGGCATCCATCCGACGTCTTACCGAATACGAGATGCGCCGGGGAATCGCCGAGAGTTTCACGACCGCCGTGCGTGAGCCGATCACCGTAGTCTTCATCATGCTCATCGTACTCGTGCAGATGGTTGCACTGGGCCAACCCCTGGCGCCCATCCTGGTCTCGATCCTGCTCTTCTATCGCGGTCTGAACACCATTTTGTCCCTGCAAAGCAGTTGGCTGGCCGCGCTGGGGCAAATCGGCAGTCTGGAGATGGTTCGGGACGAATTCGCCGCCCAGCGTCGTCATAAGGAGCCAAATTCATCCCGGACTCTGAGCGACTTAAGTCAAGGCATCAGCCTGCGCAATCTGCACTTCAGCTATGCCCCGGAGCTCGCCCCTGTGCTGAGCAACATTAGTCTCGATATCCCGGTGAAGACATCGGTCGCGCTGGTCGGCGAGTCCGGCGCCGGTAAATCCACGATCGTCGACCTGCTGACCCTCATGCTCAAGCCCGATCAGGGTCAAGTCCTCATCGACAGTGTTCCGGGCGATCAGGTCGAACTCTCTAGTTGGCGACGTCAAATCGGCTATGTCTCGCAAGAAACCGTCATCTTCGACGACACCATCGCGAACAACATCTGCATGTGGGACGGCGACACCAGCACGGATTCAGCCTTGCTCGAGCGCGTACGCTCCGCGGCTCGCCAAGCCTACATCGCGGATTTCGTTGAAAGCCTGACCGAGGGCTATCAGACCCTGGTCGGTGATCGCGGGGTTCGTCTGTCCGGCGGTCAACGCCAGCGCCTGTTCATCGCCAGGGAGCTGTTCCGCGAGCCCAACCTGCTGATCCTGG
The sequence above is drawn from the Thiocapsa rosea genome and encodes:
- a CDS encoding DODA-type extradiol aromatic ring-opening family dioxygenase, coding for MPAEIITTSAPIRMPSWYIPHGAGPCFFMDWHPPTAWERMAGFLRGLAATLPARPRAIVVVSAHWLAPVFGVTANARPDLIYDYAGFPAHTYALRYPAPGEPAWLLIIGSGMSFHNMRGYGDPRYGSISDDFDRWLTAAVEAEPIRRAQALAGWADAPSARLSHPPGGDEHLLPLMAVAGAAGDDHGRRVFTDRVLEPRSGS
- a CDS encoding MarR family EPS-associated transcriptional regulator, with protein sequence MKTGILSDDLVLNAIRLLQDNPEEQQRTLAKALGISLGKLNNCLRVLIQRGWIEMQVNPESSGKRRYCYPLTPLGFEERAKLTTRVLESKEAEYVALQAEIERLRAEVLQQRQHCATSRLVAENHE
- a CDS encoding transposase encodes the protein MLQLPDGLEQECRRELIAFEEQANMPYITSIERLGRQEGRQEGRQEGRQEGQANMLLSLLAIKFGPLGEADRQRVLDADAQTLLEWSTRLLTARSCEDVFGAGPRPDSEH
- a CDS encoding nucleotide sugar dehydrogenase; this encodes MDQDLAHLTDPDAPIAIIGLGYVGLPLAVEFAKHRPVVGFDINQSRIAELKAGRDSTRETNPEDLAAARHLTYTSDLGALCRCRIFIVTVPTPVDDYKRPDLTPLIKASETVGKVLKPGDLVIYESTVYPGCTEEDCVPVLARASGLTYLHTDRRTAAPETPPNPDRRASAPAVGPMSAGDIPHPAEATEKAPTPPEDNGFYCGYSPERINPGDHQHRLTTIKKVTSGSTPAIAAIVDALYNDIITAGTHPASSIRVAEAAKVIENTQRDLNIALMNELALIFDKLGIDTLEVLEAAGSKWNFLPFRPGLVGGHCIGVDPYYLTHKAVAIGYHPEVILAGRRINDRMGAHVAETVVKLMLNNSIGVCNSRVLVLGFAFKENCPDLRNTRVIDIILALREYNIAVDCYDPWIDLTEAKHEYGLDCLPEAPEPGTYDAVVLAVAHRDFVETGAPGIRRWAKPKSILYDVKSVLPVDAVDGRL
- a CDS encoding Gfo/Idh/MocA family protein, with protein sequence MPPSITDRKIRIAVLGCGRISRNHFGAIEKHRDRLELAAVCDTNPVTLKAHAETFAVPGFTDLSQMLQEVTPDLVAICTPSGLHPDEAITVARHGVHVMTEKPMATRWQDGLRMVRACDDAGVHLFVVKQNRRNATLKLLKQAVEQKRFGRIYSVAVNVFWTRPQDYYDSAKWRGTWEFDGGAFMNQASHYVDLLDWIIGPLESVMAYTGTLARNIEVEDTGVAALRWRSGAVGTLNVTMLTYPKNLEGSITILGEKGTVRIGGVAVNDIQHWEFAEPRPEDEEVAQASYATTSVYGFGHPLYYDNVINTLHGEAEPETSGREGLRSLELLIAMYLSARDGKRVALPLEY
- a CDS encoding acyltransferase; its protein translation is MTITIHPTAIVDEGAQIGEGSRIWHWVHICGGAKIGEGCSFGQNVFVGNDVRIGNNCKVQNNVSIYDAVTLEDNVFCGPSMVFTNVHNPRSAVIRKDEYRRTLVKKGATIGANATIVCGVTLGEYAFIAAGAVITKDVEPYALMAGVPARQIGWMSQHGERLDLPLIGTGQAKCPATGLAYRLDNGGLEVLGDMPE
- a CDS encoding ABC transporter ATP-binding protein — translated: MHQNPIRDIPHYLRVYQSYLGARMYLVFALTLAAVFAEGLGLLMLLPLLQGMDTGAAADAEPTNGIGKLLHDMLAGFGWADSTVAIILIITIAFIVKGSLLFGANAFNAVLRAQLLRELKGRLFDDYSRMSYRYYAERDTGYFINVINTQITQMLNSFRSLMQLGSQLVSAVIYIGLAFVVTWRFGLMALLIGLVLLFLFRWLSIYVRKLSRRSATENGHLSKLLIQFLNAFKYLTATGQAAHVRTTVMASIRRLTEYEMRRGIAESFTTAVREPITVVFIMLIVLVQMVALGQPLAPILVSILLFYRGLNTILSLQSSWLAALGQIGSLEMVRDEFAAQRRHKEPNSSRTLSDLSQGISLRNLHFSYAPELAPVLSNISLDIPVKTSVALVGESGAGKSTIVDLLTLMLKPDQGQVLIDSVPGDQVELSSWRRQIGYVSQETVIFDDTIANNICMWDGDTSTDSALLERVRSAARQAYIADFVESLTEGYQTLVGDRGVRLSGGQRQRLFIARELFREPNLLILDEATSALDTESERYIQESIDQLKGRITVIIIAHRLSTIRNVDYVYLFDRGRLVEHGPYQELRDTEDSRFGRLVALQSLY